In Hippoglossus stenolepis isolate QCI-W04-F060 chromosome 20, HSTE1.2, whole genome shotgun sequence, the following are encoded in one genomic region:
- the LOC118099614 gene encoding E3 ubiquitin-protein ligase rnf146-like isoform X3, producing the protein MDRPVNVQAPTKLIEEVGDTCATDSSTTTNPECAICLQSCVHPVRLPCCHVFCFLCVKGASWHSKRCALCRQEVPEDFLERPVLLSPEELKAAAAGVSRSGGTGGGSRGDSAWYYEGRNGWWQYDERTTRELEEAFSRGKKSTEMLIAGFLYVADLENMVQYRRNEHGRRRKIKRDAVDIPKKGVAGLRLDPDPPTTPASPIVTPAAIERVSSADGSDTAGQSQPPSFGILSLPPVRPPTLLGRHLTSPFSPSLSAIEDSLSQLLISQPEEEEVEGDDELQTYEYASGNSESDEETESERGRAASVPRRRLRQRPLREDQPARMPPRGGPSNSAPSLRSRSPDGQCTVTEV; encoded by the coding sequence ATGGACCGCCCAGTGAACGTCCAGGCTCCTACCAAGCTTATAGAGGAAGTGGGAGACACTTGTGCCACTgactcctccaccaccaccaacccGGAGTGCGCCATCTGCCTTCAGAGCTGCGTCCACCCTGTACGCCTCCCCTGCTGCCACGtcttctgcttcctgtgtgtgaaaGGCGCCTCCTGGCACAGCAAGCGTTGTGCTCTCTGCCGACAGGAAGTGCCAGAGGACTTCCTGGAGCGGCCAGTTCTCCTCTCGCCTGAAGAACTGAAGGCGGCAGCTGCAGGGGTGAGCCGAAGTGGCGGCACAGGGGGCGGTTCCCGTGGAGACTCTGCATGGTACTACGAAGGGCGCAACGGCTGGTGGCAGTATGATGAGAGGACCACCCGCGAGCTGGAGGAGGCCTTTTCCAGGGGCAAGAAGAGCACAGAGATGCTGATTGCAGGGTTTCTTTATGTGGCCGACCTGGAGAACATGGTCCAGTATCGCCGCAATGAGCATGGCCGCAGGCGCAAGATAAAGCGGGACGCTGTAGATATCCCCAAGAAGGGCGTGGCAGGACTGAGGTTAGACCCTGATCCTCCAACCACCCCTGCTTCACCCATTGTCACGCCAGCTGCAATAGAGCGCGTCAGCTCAGCTGATGGATCAGACACTGCAGGACAATCACAGCCTCCATCATTTGGCATTTTGTCTCTCCCCCCTGTTAGACCTCCGACACTCCTGGGGCGCCACCTCACAagtcctttctctccctcactctcagCCATTGAAGACTCTCTCTCCCAGCTCCTAATTAGCcagccagaggaggaagaggtggaaggAGACGATGAGCTCCAGACATATGAGTATGCATCTGGCAACAGTGAGAGTGACGAAgaaacagagagcgagagagggagagcagcttcGGTTCCACGGAGAAGACTTAGACAAAGACCGCTAAGAGAGGACCAGCCAGCCAGAATGCCTCCCCGGGGCGGACCCTCCAACTCCGCACCCAGTCTCCGCTCACGTAGTCCTGATGGACAGTGCACTGTGACAGAGGTGTGA
- the LOC118099614 gene encoding E3 ubiquitin-protein ligase rnf146-like isoform X2 produces the protein MAGCEEMDRPVNVQAPTKLIEEVGDTCATDSSTTTNPECAICLQSCVHPVRLPCCHVFCFLCVKGASWHSKRCALCRQEVPEDFLERPVLLSPEELKAAAAGVSRSGGTGGGSRGDSAWYYEGRNGWWQYDERTTRELEEAFSRGKKSTEMLIAGFLYVADLENMVQYRRNEHGRRRKIKRDAVDIPKKGVAGLRLDPDPPTTPASPIVTPAAIERVSSADGSDTAGQSQPPSFGILSLPPVRPPTLLGRHLTSPFSPSLSAIEDSLSQLLISQPEEEEVEGDDELQTYEYASGNSESDEETESERGRAASVPRRRLRQRPLREDQPARMPPRGGPSNSAPSLRSRSPDGQCTVTEV, from the coding sequence atgGCAGGCTGTGAAGAGATGGACCGCCCAGTGAACGTCCAGGCTCCTACCAAGCTTATAGAGGAAGTGGGAGACACTTGTGCCACTgactcctccaccaccaccaacccGGAGTGCGCCATCTGCCTTCAGAGCTGCGTCCACCCTGTACGCCTCCCCTGCTGCCACGtcttctgcttcctgtgtgtgaaaGGCGCCTCCTGGCACAGCAAGCGTTGTGCTCTCTGCCGACAGGAAGTGCCAGAGGACTTCCTGGAGCGGCCAGTTCTCCTCTCGCCTGAAGAACTGAAGGCGGCAGCTGCAGGGGTGAGCCGAAGTGGCGGCACAGGGGGCGGTTCCCGTGGAGACTCTGCATGGTACTACGAAGGGCGCAACGGCTGGTGGCAGTATGATGAGAGGACCACCCGCGAGCTGGAGGAGGCCTTTTCCAGGGGCAAGAAGAGCACAGAGATGCTGATTGCAGGGTTTCTTTATGTGGCCGACCTGGAGAACATGGTCCAGTATCGCCGCAATGAGCATGGCCGCAGGCGCAAGATAAAGCGGGACGCTGTAGATATCCCCAAGAAGGGCGTGGCAGGACTGAGGTTAGACCCTGATCCTCCAACCACCCCTGCTTCACCCATTGTCACGCCAGCTGCAATAGAGCGCGTCAGCTCAGCTGATGGATCAGACACTGCAGGACAATCACAGCCTCCATCATTTGGCATTTTGTCTCTCCCCCCTGTTAGACCTCCGACACTCCTGGGGCGCCACCTCACAagtcctttctctccctcactctcagCCATTGAAGACTCTCTCTCCCAGCTCCTAATTAGCcagccagaggaggaagaggtggaaggAGACGATGAGCTCCAGACATATGAGTATGCATCTGGCAACAGTGAGAGTGACGAAgaaacagagagcgagagagggagagcagcttcGGTTCCACGGAGAAGACTTAGACAAAGACCGCTAAGAGAGGACCAGCCAGCCAGAATGCCTCCCCGGGGCGGACCCTCCAACTCCGCACCCAGTCTCCGCTCACGTAGTCCTGATGGACAGTGCACTGTGACAGAGGTGTGA
- the LOC118099614 gene encoding E3 ubiquitin-protein ligase rnf146-like isoform X1 has product MLVPDSQQQIGRVVTVVFLCCMAGCEEMDRPVNVQAPTKLIEEVGDTCATDSSTTTNPECAICLQSCVHPVRLPCCHVFCFLCVKGASWHSKRCALCRQEVPEDFLERPVLLSPEELKAAAAGVSRSGGTGGGSRGDSAWYYEGRNGWWQYDERTTRELEEAFSRGKKSTEMLIAGFLYVADLENMVQYRRNEHGRRRKIKRDAVDIPKKGVAGLRLDPDPPTTPASPIVTPAAIERVSSADGSDTAGQSQPPSFGILSLPPVRPPTLLGRHLTSPFSPSLSAIEDSLSQLLISQPEEEEVEGDDELQTYEYASGNSESDEETESERGRAASVPRRRLRQRPLREDQPARMPPRGGPSNSAPSLRSRSPDGQCTVTEV; this is encoded by the exons ATGCTAGTGCCAGACT CACAGCAGCAAATCGGACGGGTTGTGAcagttgtgtttctctgctgcatgGCAGGCTGTGAAGAGATGGACCGCCCAGTGAACGTCCAGGCTCCTACCAAGCTTATAGAGGAAGTGGGAGACACTTGTGCCACTgactcctccaccaccaccaacccGGAGTGCGCCATCTGCCTTCAGAGCTGCGTCCACCCTGTACGCCTCCCCTGCTGCCACGtcttctgcttcctgtgtgtgaaaGGCGCCTCCTGGCACAGCAAGCGTTGTGCTCTCTGCCGACAGGAAGTGCCAGAGGACTTCCTGGAGCGGCCAGTTCTCCTCTCGCCTGAAGAACTGAAGGCGGCAGCTGCAGGGGTGAGCCGAAGTGGCGGCACAGGGGGCGGTTCCCGTGGAGACTCTGCATGGTACTACGAAGGGCGCAACGGCTGGTGGCAGTATGATGAGAGGACCACCCGCGAGCTGGAGGAGGCCTTTTCCAGGGGCAAGAAGAGCACAGAGATGCTGATTGCAGGGTTTCTTTATGTGGCCGACCTGGAGAACATGGTCCAGTATCGCCGCAATGAGCATGGCCGCAGGCGCAAGATAAAGCGGGACGCTGTAGATATCCCCAAGAAGGGCGTGGCAGGACTGAGGTTAGACCCTGATCCTCCAACCACCCCTGCTTCACCCATTGTCACGCCAGCTGCAATAGAGCGCGTCAGCTCAGCTGATGGATCAGACACTGCAGGACAATCACAGCCTCCATCATTTGGCATTTTGTCTCTCCCCCCTGTTAGACCTCCGACACTCCTGGGGCGCCACCTCACAagtcctttctctccctcactctcagCCATTGAAGACTCTCTCTCCCAGCTCCTAATTAGCcagccagaggaggaagaggtggaaggAGACGATGAGCTCCAGACATATGAGTATGCATCTGGCAACAGTGAGAGTGACGAAgaaacagagagcgagagagggagagcagcttcGGTTCCACGGAGAAGACTTAGACAAAGACCGCTAAGAGAGGACCAGCCAGCCAGAATGCCTCCCCGGGGCGGACCCTCCAACTCCGCACCCAGTCTCCGCTCACGTAGTCCTGATGGACAGTGCACTGTGACAGAGGTGTGA